A single window of Anaerocolumna chitinilytica DNA harbors:
- a CDS encoding AbrB/MazE/SpoVT family DNA-binding domain-containing protein gives MKNTGIVRKLDSLGRITLPIETRRTLGLKEREPLEMYTEGDTICLRAYKPEKACAHCGSIDEVVTVGEGHICKQCLDKFNKSL, from the coding sequence ATGAAAAACACAGGAATAGTAAGAAAGTTAGACAGTTTAGGAAGAATTACACTTCCAATCGAAACCAGAAGGACATTAGGTTTAAAAGAAAGAGAACCCTTAGAAATGTACACAGAAGGGGACACAATCTGCTTAAGGGCTTACAAACCCGAAAAAGCGTGTGCTCATTGCGGCTCAATTGATGAAGTCGTAACCGTAGGAGAGGGTCATATATGCAAACAATGCCTGGACAAGTTCAACAAATCTCTATAA
- a CDS encoding RNase H family protein has product MEVNIYINAEHTGHLSKGNGKYAVTIESETSKGLATLQLYKGVLKTSRNRTALIACLDAFSHLKKPCFVNLYIDNTHVTETINQEWYKSWNLDTWTNKGKAVGNADLWKEFLEHYKKHKIKVICEGDTPYTSYMKTQIAHVNIEYKEDICQR; this is encoded by the coding sequence ATGGAAGTAAACATTTATATCAATGCTGAACATACCGGACACCTTTCTAAAGGTAATGGGAAATATGCAGTCACAATAGAAAGCGAAACCTCAAAGGGACTAGCAACCCTCCAGCTCTACAAAGGAGTATTAAAAACCTCCAGGAACCGCACAGCTCTTATAGCTTGCCTTGATGCATTTTCACACCTAAAGAAGCCTTGCTTCGTGAATCTCTACATAGACAACACCCATGTAACGGAAACCATCAATCAAGAGTGGTACAAGTCCTGGAATTTAGATACCTGGACCAACAAAGGGAAAGCGGTAGGAAATGCAGACCTTTGGAAAGAGTTCTTAGAGCATTATAAGAAGCACAAAATCAAAGTGATCTGTGAAGGGGATACACCCTATACAAGTTACATGAAAACACAAATAGCTCATGTAAACATTGAGTATAAGGAGGACATATGTCAAAGGTAA
- a CDS encoding PcfJ domain-containing protein: MKKAELLKTEPLNANEEMFEIAKREPELIKSYNRTEKHYEYYWFMKAKVVKVNSGEILKIALFARKDLQEDDTEARYQIFLSKAENKFMTYDTYEEKWKTARIYNLTNPEYSYVYRVGKWYDRGADRTVINYLDNAKKTPFEAVKYFQDGISGENLRRQHKKITDKIDAAMELIPELPKDFSAWMDNTAMMHSRYIYYNYSRNVKVGYCTHCGKMVSIKNPKHNKQGVCSSCKSKITFKAIKKTAVVRDKGYASIFQKTKEGYCLRYFEVYKSYDDYMKPETRVYETVRAMYDKNFNNDETYDYKEFKNTGVVRWCVWENGYYNYYGWQGKSVCIHRTTLYDKNLQTIFKGTKYQYSCIDKFARGLKGDRFYPGEYLTQYIERPYIEYLVKLKLFRLVQDIIRNYSDTKFNRNGKRIHEVLEVTKEQVKDLIRMNATLEELRTIQEANKAGVKLTTDQVKWITENRAKVLIKYMTTFTPHKIIKYIKSQDEKASKILSEYDDYLDYSIKLGTIMNDFAFFPKHLKEAHDKVAAEWQQELERIRNMKDEARNELMNTLAESHVKEYAMKDKHFTIRIPWTCKEIRDEGTKLHHCVGTYIDKVLRKECVILFIRKLDDIDTPFYTMEVQENKIIQVKGKNNCSMTPEVEKFVEKFKQKKLYQCMEKEAV, encoded by the coding sequence GTGAAAAAAGCAGAGCTTTTAAAAACGGAACCTCTTAATGCTAATGAGGAAATGTTTGAGATCGCAAAGAGGGAACCTGAGTTAATAAAGAGTTACAACAGGACTGAAAAACACTATGAATACTATTGGTTCATGAAAGCAAAAGTAGTCAAGGTGAACAGCGGAGAAATTTTGAAAATTGCACTTTTTGCCAGAAAGGACCTGCAAGAGGACGATACAGAAGCAAGATATCAAATATTCCTATCAAAAGCAGAAAATAAGTTTATGACTTATGACACTTATGAAGAAAAGTGGAAAACAGCAAGAATTTATAATTTGACTAATCCAGAATATTCATACGTCTATCGGGTTGGTAAGTGGTATGACCGTGGAGCAGATAGGACAGTTATAAACTACCTTGACAATGCTAAAAAGACTCCGTTTGAGGCTGTTAAATATTTTCAAGATGGAATATCAGGCGAAAACCTTCGTAGGCAGCACAAGAAAATAACAGATAAGATTGACGCAGCTATGGAGCTAATACCGGAACTGCCAAAAGATTTCAGTGCCTGGATGGACAATACAGCAATGATGCATAGCAGGTACATTTATTACAACTATTCCAGAAACGTAAAAGTAGGTTACTGCACTCATTGTGGGAAAATGGTTAGCATAAAAAATCCAAAACACAACAAGCAAGGAGTATGCAGCTCCTGTAAAAGTAAAATAACTTTCAAAGCTATTAAAAAAACAGCAGTTGTAAGAGACAAAGGATATGCATCAATATTCCAGAAAACGAAAGAAGGTTATTGCTTAAGATACTTTGAAGTTTACAAAAGTTACGATGATTACATGAAGCCAGAAACAAGGGTTTATGAGACCGTTAGAGCAATGTATGATAAAAACTTCAATAACGATGAAACATACGATTATAAAGAGTTTAAAAATACCGGAGTAGTAAGGTGGTGTGTATGGGAAAACGGATATTACAATTATTACGGCTGGCAAGGAAAGAGCGTCTGCATACATAGGACAACCCTATATGATAAAAACCTTCAGACTATATTTAAAGGCACAAAGTATCAATATTCCTGTATAGATAAGTTTGCACGAGGTTTAAAAGGTGACAGATTCTATCCTGGTGAATACTTAACCCAATATATTGAAAGACCGTATATAGAATATCTTGTGAAGCTTAAACTTTTCCGGTTAGTACAAGACATAATTAGAAACTATTCTGACACTAAATTTAACCGAAACGGGAAAAGAATACATGAAGTTTTAGAAGTTACAAAAGAACAGGTCAAAGACTTGATTAGGATGAATGCAACACTTGAAGAATTAAGAACGATTCAAGAAGCCAATAAAGCCGGAGTAAAGCTCACAACAGATCAGGTAAAGTGGATTACTGAAAATAGGGCAAAGGTACTTATAAAGTACATGACTACATTTACTCCACACAAGATTATTAAGTATATAAAATCGCAGGATGAAAAGGCAAGCAAAATTTTGTCCGAGTACGACGATTACCTTGATTACTCAATAAAACTTGGAACTATTATGAATGATTTCGCCTTCTTCCCGAAGCATCTGAAGGAAGCCCATGATAAGGTGGCAGCTGAGTGGCAGCAGGAGCTTGAAAGAATTAGGAATATGAAAGATGAAGCAAGAAACGAGCTAATGAATACATTGGCAGAATCCCATGTAAAAGAATATGCCATGAAAGACAAGCATTTTACCATTAGAATACCGTGGACATGTAAAGAAATTAGAGACGAAGGAACGAAGCTACATCACTGCGTTGGTACCTACATAGATAAGGTCCTACGGAAGGAATGCGTAATATTATTCATCCGAAAACTGGATGATATTGATACACCTTTCTACACGATGGAAGTACAAGAAAATAAAATCATCCAAGTAAAAGGAAAAAATAATTGTTCAATGACTCCGGAAGTAGAAAAGTTCGTAGAAAAATTTAAGCAAAAGAAGTTATATCAGTGCATGGAAAAGGAGGCAGTATAG
- a CDS encoding helix-turn-helix transcriptional regulator: MKNRIKEIRKTVGLNQIEFGAKIGVKGNTIGNYEVGLRNPSDAVIFSICREFNVNEEWLRTGNGEMFIHMDREDELSAWAGSILNPNNDNEFMKKFVHMLSKLKEDDWKVLEKMALLMSEENKEG, encoded by the coding sequence ATGAAAAATAGAATTAAGGAAATAAGAAAAACCGTAGGGCTTAATCAGATTGAATTTGGTGCAAAAATAGGTGTTAAGGGTAATACAATAGGTAATTATGAAGTAGGATTAAGAAATCCTTCAGATGCAGTTATATTTTCAATATGCCGAGAATTTAACGTTAACGAAGAATGGCTTCGTACTGGAAATGGCGAAATGTTTATACATATGGATAGAGAAGACGAATTATCCGCTTGGGCAGGTTCTATATTAAACCCCAATAACGATAATGAATTCATGAAGAAGTTCGTACATATGCTTAGCAAGCTAAAAGAAGATGATTGGAAAGTGTTAGAAAAAATGGCTTTGTTAATGTCAGAAGAAAATAAAGAAGGCTAG
- a CDS encoding rolling circle replication-associated protein encodes MAYWKDVWEFTNSKEYEYKYAGKYGAKGEKRGKRKKATPEQIKRQNQSNREKKMRRLIKANFIPDDLWNTLKYPKGTRIPLEGVREHLKDFLIALRKEYKKRGEPLKFIKRMEIGEQGGIHIHILVNRLKNAQTDLIIQQCWQQGSVNHESIYEHGGYKKLANYIVKLPDEEMEGQLSFFPEEERKELVSYSTSRNLIRPEPERTEYRRWTVRDLIENGPKPTPGYYIDKDSIHYGVNPYTGMSYYHYTEYRIEEINSRSSPPWKEGTWK; translated from the coding sequence ATGGCATACTGGAAAGACGTATGGGAGTTTACAAACTCTAAGGAGTATGAATACAAGTACGCTGGTAAGTATGGAGCTAAAGGGGAAAAAAGAGGTAAAAGGAAAAAGGCAACCCCAGAACAAATTAAGAGACAGAATCAAAGTAACAGAGAAAAGAAAATGAGACGTCTCATAAAAGCTAATTTCATACCAGACGATCTTTGGAACACTCTGAAATATCCAAAAGGAACTAGGATTCCTTTAGAAGGGGTAAGAGAACATTTAAAAGATTTCCTTATAGCCTTAAGGAAGGAATATAAAAAACGTGGAGAACCACTTAAATTCATAAAGCGTATGGAAATAGGGGAGCAAGGAGGAATCCATATACACATTCTTGTTAACCGACTAAAGAACGCTCAGACAGACTTGATTATACAGCAATGTTGGCAGCAAGGAAGTGTGAATCACGAGAGTATATACGAACATGGTGGTTACAAGAAACTAGCCAACTACATAGTGAAGCTACCGGATGAAGAAATGGAAGGACAGCTAAGCTTCTTCCCAGAAGAAGAAAGAAAAGAGTTAGTAAGTTACTCCACTTCCAGAAATTTAATTCGACCGGAACCGGAACGAACAGAATACAGAAGATGGACCGTAAGGGACTTAATAGAGAATGGTCCAAAACCAACCCCAGGATATTACATAGATAAAGACTCTATCCACTACGGTGTAAATCCATACACCGGAATGAGTTACTATCACTACACTGAATACAGAATAGAAGAAATCAATAGTAGAAGCAGCCCGCCTTGGAAGGAGGGAACATGGAAGTAA
- a CDS encoding Cas9 inhibitor AcrIIA9 family protein: protein MFDTFGEFDTVEELNQAAAGLLEEGDTENIILLAKENGIEEEYAKAYIAGDIPFLTDTMSAAIGKLTIEKENIKSQMPVRPITDYLCTLCTEDSFATIVRSKDKKLKDCIDTVEKKCREECQRTKEQYIADATVFKWAKAYYTEVAK, encoded by the coding sequence ATGTTTGATACATTCGGAGAGTTTGACACAGTAGAAGAATTAAACCAGGCAGCAGCAGGACTGCTGGAAGAAGGAGATACAGAAAACATTATTCTTTTAGCAAAGGAAAACGGAATTGAAGAAGAATATGCCAAGGCATATATTGCCGGAGACATTCCCTTCCTGACGGATACTATGAGTGCCGCCATCGGAAAGCTAACCATTGAAAAAGAAAACATCAAATCTCAAATGCCGGTAAGACCTATCACAGACTATCTTTGCACACTGTGTACAGAGGATTCTTTCGCTACAATTGTTAGAAGCAAAGATAAAAAGCTGAAGGATTGCATAGATACGGTTGAGAAAAAATGTCGGGAAGAGTGCCAGAGAACAAAAGAGCAGTATATAGCAGATGCCACCGTGTTTAAATGGGCCAAGGCTTACTATACGGAGGTAGCCAAGTGA